The following DNA comes from bacterium.
AAGGTGGCGCCAAGCCCCCACGTTAGCCTCGTAAAGAATGTAGGAATGCCTCTGACACCAAGGATTTGCTGCATTCCACCAAGAGCTGGTGAAAGTCCAGACTCCCTTGGTTCCTGCATCAAAATTACAACGATCATTATTATGACAAGGATAATGTAAAGAATGCTCAATAAGGTATACATATTAGTTTCCCTCCTGGTATGCGTTTTTAATTATTTCAACAAAAGATTCTACTTTGATAGACGCCCCACCCACCAGCGCGCCATCCACATCTTTCATGCGAGAAATTTCTCCAATGTTATCAGGCTTAACACTCCCACCATATAA
Coding sequences within:
- the secG gene encoding preprotein translocase subunit SecG; the protein is MYTLLSILYIILVIIMIVVILMQEPRESGLSPALGGMQQILGVRGIPTFFTRLTWGLGATFMILSLVLAMLNNPARMAVKTPKASKTAPIEQKVQETQEQEVPQIPQQGR
- a CDS encoding triose-phosphate isomerase is translated as WAIGTGRNASPEQAQEMHEFIRNLLKEKFGAADVPLLYGGSVKPDNIGEISRMKDVDGALVGGASIKVESFVEIIKNAYQEGN